Proteins from one Corynebacterium epidermidicanis genomic window:
- the tsf gene encoding translation elongation factor Ts, producing MANYTAADVKKLREMTGAGMMASKKALEESNGDFEKAVEILRIKGAKDVGKRAERTAAEGLIAVSGNTMVEINSETDFVAKNAEFKDFAAKIADAAAAVKANTPEELAAAEVDGKTAAEAIQELSAKIGEKLELRRAVTLDGDKVAVYLHHRAADLPPAVGVLVAYEGDDEAAAKAAAMQVAAMKAQYLSREDVPAEAVEKERATQEKITREEGKPEAAITKIVEGRMNGFYKDVVLLEQASVSDNKKSVKEMMDEAGVKLTSFARFEVGQH from the coding sequence ATGGCGAACTACACTGCTGCAGACGTCAAAAAGCTGCGTGAAATGACCGGCGCCGGAATGATGGCCAGCAAGAAGGCTCTCGAAGAGTCCAATGGTGACTTCGAGAAGGCCGTCGAAATCTTGCGTATTAAGGGTGCTAAGGACGTCGGAAAGCGCGCTGAGCGCACCGCTGCTGAAGGCCTGATCGCAGTGTCTGGCAACACGATGGTTGAGATCAACTCTGAGACCGACTTCGTTGCTAAGAACGCTGAGTTCAAGGATTTCGCAGCCAAGATCGCTGACGCTGCAGCTGCTGTCAAGGCAAACACCCCAGAAGAGCTCGCAGCTGCTGAGGTTGATGGCAAGACTGCTGCTGAGGCTATCCAGGAGCTGTCCGCAAAGATCGGCGAGAAGCTCGAGCTGCGTCGCGCCGTCACCCTCGACGGTGACAAGGTTGCTGTGTACCTGCACCACCGTGCAGCTGACCTGCCACCAGCAGTGGGCGTTCTCGTTGCTTACGAAGGCGACGACGAAGCTGCTGCCAAGGCTGCTGCTATGCAGGTTGCCGCTATGAAGGCTCAGTACCTCTCCCGCGAAGATGTTCCTGCTGAGGCTGTCGAAAAGGAGCGCGCAACCCAGGAGAAGATCACCCGCGAAGAGGGCAAGCCAGAGGCTGCTATCACTAAGATCGTCGAAGGTCGCATGAATGGCTTCTACAAGGATGTTGTGCTGCTTGAGCAGGCTTCCGTTTCCGACAACAAGAAGTCTGTCAAGGAAATGATGGACGAAGCTGGCGTCAAGCTGACTTCCTTCGCTCGTTTCGAGGTTGGCCAGCACTAA